The Lasioglossum baleicum chromosome 15, iyLasBale1, whole genome shotgun sequence genome has a segment encoding these proteins:
- the LOC143216381 gene encoding peripherin-2 — MYTIGGQLGFEGRNLFDLVSKTLTMYGLYVFIHNLMGLKLCYNYFHFAEGSWNFRLFVWTMVGTLMTLVGGFMASICFSTAEQLVLQVRETLLEGMKRYFSDVTWKRRIDSLQVHMRCCGIDSSDDWHKTYWLRRELLVLDSPDILRYAELDGRVTPPVVPWSCCRSDVKGPCYHDPLQLPNTEQNSTYESLNARGCLIVMKTVLNGTLYSAVPLIVFLFVLQVGVTVLSRLDFTAARNAVALGDRCRAAPGWLYGRLDFGNASGPNLCQIDRKNSGQGDSMIDLRPLVYSTDTE; from the exons ATGTACACTATTGGCGGACAATTGGGATTCGAAGGCAGAAATTTGTTCGATCTGGTATCGAAGACGTTGACGATGTATGGGCTGTATGTTTTCATTCATAACCTGATGGGTCTGAAGCTGTGCTATAATTATTTTCACTTTGCCGAAGG atCCTGGAACTTCAGATTGTTTGTTTGGACAATGGTGGGGACATTGATGACCCTGGTGGGGGGCTTCATGGCTAGTATATGCTTCTCGACTGCGGAACAATTGGTGCTTCAGGTGCGAGAGACACTTCTTGAAG GCATGAAGAGGTACTTCTCAGACGTGACGTGGAAACGGAGGATAGACAGTCTGCAGGTGCACATGCGATGCTGCGGAATAGATTCATCCGACGATTGGCACAAGACGTACTGGCTGCGGAGGGAGCTTCTTGTGCTAGATTCCCCGGATATCTTGAG GTACGCGGAGTTGGACGGTCGCGTGACGCCGCCGGTGGTGCCATGGAGTTGCTGTCGATCGGACGTAAAGGGCCCCTGCTATCACGATCCTCTTCAGCTGCCAAATACTGAACAGAATTCCACTTACGAAAGCCTGAACGCCCGGGGCTGTCTGATCGTCATGAAGACCGTGCTAAACGGAACCCTCTATTCCGCGGTGCCGTTGATCGTGTTTCTGTTTGTGTTGCAG GTCGGCGTGACCGTGTTGTCGAGGCTCGACTTTACTGCCGCGAGAAATGCAGTTGCACTCGGTGACCGGTGCAGGGCCGCCCCAGGATGGCTCTACGGCCGACTCGATTTCGGCAACGCCTCTGGACCTAATCTCTGCCAGATCGATCGG AAGAACAGCGGACAAGGCGACTCGATGATCGACCTCAGGCCACTTGTTTATTCCACCGACACGGAATAA